tcaattttaaacaataaaaatcgatttttcaattttagagttttaggaatttgatttgatcttagatcaaaggagtttaattttgagattcaaaaccttcaaggttctgattttaattgatcaatggatcaaatctcgatttttagggtttggatcgaacttatagagcttcgatttactcataggggattgatctattatcctatggctttcatctttTAGAGATTAGgttttttagggtttcaatctttacaaaacagcCAAATTCgatttcatgttttcaaaattCGAATTACCTTTAGGTTTTGAAGATTgtagaaccggaccaccaagagaacctcgagctggacgatcggacgcgagctggaacgagCTGGAACGGTCGCGTGCTGAGGCGTGAACTGGAACGGGACGCGTCTGATCGGGAACGCGAGCAGGCTGCTtcctatcgggtcgcgagcTGGCTGATCGGGGAACGCGAGCTGCAGCTGTCCGGGATGCAAGCTGAGAACGGATGGGGTCGTCTGAGCTGAGATCGGATGGGGCTGAGACGGGAATGCTTGCTGGAACGAACGGGACTTGAtcgggttagggtttaggtgcGATCAGATTAGGGTTAGATGGATCGCCGgctagtttagggtttaagggttttgcgattttggctcAGAGAGTTTTGaaactatcgtgctgataacctGTTGTGAAACAATAGATTTAGAGCTGAATGtttctgtgtattattaatcataaagtgttccctttatataggggattacaagatagataaaaggaaagattacaagtcataaacataaagaaaaatggaaatcctaatcatacaaggaaaatgaaattgagtttccttttctcctaaACCATGtagtcgtctctctctctctaagtctcGCGGCCGCTGCCTCTCTCTATAGGGTTGGGTcatctctctctaagtgtatgggccggttatggaccggaccggttatgtacatccattaattgatttataacaaataatgacttttcttttagattttttttttctgcatgGAACCATAATTCTCATTCTTTTTCTATCaactatataaaattatataaaaatttgcgTTTGAACTTACATATTGATCCTTATAACATGAAAACACCAACACAGACGCAATTACGCAAATAAACAATCGTGGCCTAAGAACATGATTGTTGGGAAGTTCAGAGGCGGACCCACGTTATAGAATAGCGGGTCATCTGACacatgtttaattttatatctttGTGTTTGTATAACAATTAATGGAAAAGTTTGTAGCTGACTTGGTCTTTTCCTTTACAGCTGACACACTTTTTTCCGGTTCAATTCCAGCCtcttacatttttattgtttatttttttctatatgaatTATGTGACACCCCTTAAAATCAAACTTGGGTCCGCCACTGAAGAGGTTCTTagggtggggttcttagcggaatataagaaccctaCTTTAAGAACCCTCCCATAATCATGGTCTAAGTAGTTGTTCGGTTTCGTTCTCAGTTTAAAGTCTCATCATGCGCGTTTGTTATTTGAATGTGGTTTATAGAAGACAGTAATAATATTTACGTTTTCACCAAACGGAGCCAAACATTTCCATCTGCTTTTTTCGAACAACATTGCGTCTGCATGCGTTTTTCTTCATCTATCTCTCTCAGCTGTTCTATGTCTGAACTAGGAGACAGCTGTTATAACACTCTTATGGCAAAGATATCATTAAGACATTAATTTTCAAACTACCTAATTGCCTCTTTCTTTATACACTTTAGTACACTTGTCTCTCCATACGTGTGTCGACAAGTCAGTGAAGTCACACACATTACAGTACCTTATTAAAACCAGCCTATATATTTTTACTGTAAATTTACTCTCATTTCATGTATTTAAGCTTGATTTAGATTTCAGTGAACAAGGTTTGAATTTTCCTCTTCGTCCTTGCATAATAAATTAGATATATCCTCAAAGACCAATCAAAACTGTTGCATCAAACACCAACACTTTACAGCAAAACTCAATCTAATATCTGTGATTTATGTCTAGTCCAGCGATTGCATGTGATACCTATCCaacatgagtttttttttcactcaacaaaagaaaagaggaagaagacaaaataGCTACATTGTGTCTATATAAAGAACCATCCACAGCTTCTATTTTCACAAACTACTTCAAAACCGacaagatggagaagatgaaaGTGGTGGCTTTTGTTATGCTCATCTCTCTTATTCTGCTTTCTCAggtaaaaatgatcaaaacatttttcaagaTTTAGCTTCTCTTTGTTGCAAACATACTAACTAAAAACACTGAGACGTTCTTGTCTGATTCTTTCACAGGTACTTGCAGATCTATCTTCATCCAGCAACGCTGAAACCTCCTCTGTTACTCAGGTAAAACTGACACAAACATTCCAAAGAGTAAAATAAATTCGGTTTGATTCGagtaaatttaacattcattctcaaaaaaaaatcggTTATTTGTGTTGCTTATAGATTCAGACGAACGAGGAGAACCAAGTGGAGGCATTTAAGAGGACATACCATCATCGTCCACCATTCAGTTAGTAACATTCtaagtcttcttcttttattttgccAAACGACGTTTTGATTAATGCATGAGACAAATATTTGCAGATTGTGGGTATGCGTGCGCGAGGAGATGCAGAGAGACGTCGAGGAAGAAAGTGTGTTACAGAGCTTGTGGAAGTTGCTGCGCCAAGTGCCAGTGCGTGCCGCCCGGAACCTCAGGCAACACAGCATCATGTCCTTGCTACGCTAATCTCCGTACTCACGGCAATAAGCTCAAGTGTCCTTGAGTCTAAAAAACCGCTATGTTACTTGCCCTGATCATCTATACTATGTTGTTGCTTCTTTAGTATCTTGTGTGAGCTTATTTCCCATTATGTTATTATCATTATTCAGAACATTGTATCAAAATTCCGAATAATAAGATGAGTGATTTTATTGTCAAGAGTTACAAAACAGAAAACAAGTTTCATATTCATAATAATAACACAAAATGTCCTTACAAAAATAACATAAGAGAGACGAGGGGGAGTTCTTGGTTTATTGGTTTTTCGTCACCGTTTCTTGGACTTAACCGCGACAACGCCTTTATAGAGCTTAACGCGATCCTTCAACGCATCACGTCGAGGCCGAGCCACCTTATTGTTGGGATCAAACAACAAAACCTCTTCAAACGCTTTCAACGCCAAAGgcagctccttcttcttctcataaGCATCTCCAAGGTTGTTCCAAGCCGTTACATAACCAGGCTGAATCTTCACCGCCATCTCAAACTGAGCGATTCC
This region of Brassica napus cultivar Da-Ae chromosome C5, Da-Ae, whole genome shotgun sequence genomic DNA includes:
- the LOC106401328 gene encoding gibberellin-regulated protein 9 — encoded protein: MEKMKVVAFVMLISLILLSQVLADLSSSSNAETSSVTQIQTNEENQVEAFKRTYHHRPPFNCGYACARRCRETSRKKVCYRACGSCCAKCQCVPPGTSGNTASCPCYANLRTHGNKLKCP